tttgttcttcaaacttcaagctcaaaggaaggccagttgtatagcttatatcaccagtataactgttttcagctgtgctaacataattgcacaagggttttctaatcagacattagtcttctaaggcgattagcaaacacaatgtaccattagaacactggagtgatagttgatggaaatgggcctctatacacctctggagatatttcattagaaaccagacgtttccacctggaatagtcatttaccacattaacaatgtatagtgggtatttttgattaatgttatctttattgaaaaaacagtgcttttctttgaaaaataaagacatttctaagtgaccccaaacttttgaacggtagtgtatatatatatatttgacactttacaaaatcataaataaaagaagaaaaggctcaaatatatattcatgattACGCAATATCTCAAAATCATACATTCATTCAAGTGTTTACAGAGAgctcctgattggctgattggCAACATCTAACAACTTCATGAATGGGTCTACGAGAGGCTGGTCCAGACCGGTCCAGACTGGTCCAATCTAGTCCAGACTGGTCCAATCTAGTCCAGACCGGTCCAGACTGGTCCAATCTAGTCCAGACTAGTCCAGACCGGTCCAGACTGGTCCAATCTAGTCCAAGACTGGTCCAGACTAGTCCGGACCAGTTCAGACTGGTCCCGACTCGTCCAAAGTGATCAAAACTGGTCCCGACTGGCCCGAACACTTTGATGTGTTGTGAGTTACCAGGTGGGCGCGAGCCAGTTCAGCCCCTTCAAGGCCACCTCGAACCCCAAGAAACAGGCCTGAGTGACGGGAAGTCCAGGAGAATGTACTCatgtggtatatatatatatatatatttatatatgctgtatatatataaatgtatatatctattaGTATAATATGAGAACAGAAGAAGAGTTTACCGCGTTGGCAGGGAAGGCTCGGAGGAAGACGGCGTTGAACCCTTTGTAGAGCGACTTAGGGCCTTCTTCTGAGAGCAGAGTCCTGAGGACGTCGACCACGCCAGAGTACTTCCCGtctgcagctacacacacacacacacattatattacatgtaATCAAaccgctaaccactgacccgctcacaacacacacacacacacacacattcacacacatgcacactctgaACTAAaggggtagtgttggttctggcgccccctgtggactaaagtggtagtgttggttctggcgccccctgtggactaaagtggtagttttggttctggcgccccctgtggactaaagtggtagtgttggttctggcgccccctgtggactaaagtggtagtgttggttctggcgccccctgtggactaaagtggtagtgttggttctggcgccccctgtggactaaagtggtagtggtgtgGTCTTCTGATGACGGTATGGACATTAATAATAAAAGTATCactataaaagtattttaaagtgTAAACTATGGACTCTGGTCTCTCACCGGTCTGGAAGTTGGACTTGAGGACATCGGGAGGAAGAGCGATCGTCCAGTTTAGGATTCCTGCCACGCCGCCGGCCAGGATGATCTTAGGAGTGCTGAGCTGAGAGACGCTGAGGCATGGAGACAAAGGTGAGGTTCACGGGCCGGAAAGGAGACGCCAGTTCTTGAGATGAGGACTCACCTTTGACCCTCAGGTGTCAGGAAGCTTTTGAGGCATTGGTAGGTCAGGAAGTACAGACCGTTAGACGGCACGTCTGAAGAGAgaggcaaaacaaaatatatatttaaatagtcTTCACACAGGTGTGAAAGTTCAAAGTGTTTTCCAAAAAGTGAACAAacaaaaattattattaaagtattaTTCCATGAGGACGACGCAGCTCACCTCTGATGAGGGTCAGCACCGTGCCCCGGTACAGGCTGCGGAGGCCCTGCTCCTTATAGAGCCGGACCGCACAGTCCACCGGACCCGCGTACCTGGACTCCCCCCGGCTGGCCTGCACCTGGACAACACACAACGTCATCCTCAGGCCACGGAGTACACAGAGAGAACTCCTCTCCGGTGGTGGGTTCAGGTACTGCAGTCCTGTCAGTACACGTTGGACTTTACAGGAAACCTCTCGAGTCCAGAGCAGCTTCAGGCAGAACCAGGTTCCTGATTGGCTTGAGAGAAAGTGGGCGTGTCATGTTGGGCTCACTGGAACCAGGATCCTCTGAGTCCACAGCGAGGAGCTCACCTGTAGTAAACATGTGACCCTCTGAGTCCACAGCGAGGAGCTCACCTGTAGTAAACATGCGACCCTCTGAGTCCACAGCGAGGAGCTCACCTGTAGTAAACATGTGACCCTCTGAGTCCACAGCGAGGAGCTCACCTGTAGTAAACATTTGATCCTCTCTCCTGGAGCCACGATCACGGTGGTGAAGACGCCGGCCAGGCAGCCGGAGAGGAAGAGCTGCATGAGGCTGCAGAGGAAACATGTTTatgaacaggtcaacaacaacatcaacgaTGTTTACAAACAagtagacaacaacaacagtgtttATAAAGAcactaataaaaatataaacaatgtgtataaagaggaggaggaagagtctaCAGCCACTGGTCGGGTGTCATATTTATAGAGAAGCAGCTGAGGACAGGGTGGGGGTCAGggtgggggtcgggggggggggcatgaggagAGGGGGGTGTTGCTTCACATCGACCAATGAGAGCTGAGTGTGAcggacaattatatatatagctgTCATTCCAGGTAttacccactgtgtgtgtgtgtatgtgtgtgtgtgtgtgtgtgtgtgtgtgtgtgttactaacGTGAGGGGTTGGTCGGGGTCTGGCTGCTGGAGCTGTTTCCCGAGGCCGAACCCAAAGAAGCTGATGGCCATCATGGGAGCCACGCCTAACAGGGGAGCCCCCATTCCTTTATAGAGGCCCAGGAtaccctggacacacacatacagacacacacatacacacacacacagacacacacattttgtattCAGATTTTCAGGGTTTAACTGTAAACTTTAataagtagtgtgtgtgtatgtgtgtgtctgtgtgtgtgtgtgtgttcacctctTTGGAGACGGTCTTGCAGAAGCAGTCATACGTTCCTCTGTAGATCTCATACTGAGCGCAGGAGGCTTTGGGCTGAGTCTGGAGCCTCACCTGAAGGACAGGAGGTGTTATaaaggtctcacacacacacacggacacacacacacacacacatacacggataTACACAAACACGTGTGTGTTCTGGAGGGAGGACCAATGAGAAGTGAGATAAGGCGTCTGACAGTTAAAGATATGAAGCGCTCACATTCTGAGAAAAGACTCAAACATGAAGGTCCCAAAGGGTTCTCACCCTGACCCGCTCAGAGGGttctcacaaacacaacactgtCCCTTGAAGAACTACACAGACTTAAACTACAGTCCCCTTCAAGAACTACAGACTAAAACTACAGTCCCCTTCAAGAACTACACAGACTAAAACTACAGTCCCCTTTAAGAACTACACAGACTTAAACTACAGTCCCCTTCAAGAACTACAGACTAAAACTACAGTCCCCTTCAAGAACTACACAGACTAAAACTACAGTCCCGTTTAAGAACTACACAGACTAAAACTACAGTCCCCTTTAAGAACTACACATGGACTAAAACTACAGTCCCCTTTAAGAACTACACAGACTAAAACTACAGTCCCCGTTAAGAACTACACATGGACTAAAACTACAGTCCCCTTTAAGAACTACACAGACTAAAACTACAGTCCCCGTTAAGAACTACACATGGACTAAAACTACAGTCCCCTTTAAGAACTACACAGACTAAAACTACAGTCCCCTTCAAGAACTACACAGACTAAAACTACAGTCCCCTTTAAGAACTACACAGACTAAAACTACAGTCCCCGTTAAGAACTACACATGGACTGAAACTACAGTCCCCTTTAAGAACTACACATGGACTAAAACTACAGTCCCCTTTAAGAACTACACAGACTAAAACTACAGTCCCCGTTAAGAACTACACATGGACTGAAACTACAGTCCCCTTTAAGAACTACACAGACTAAAACTACAGTCCCCGTTAAGAACTACACAGACTAAAACTACAGTCCCCGTTAAGAACT
The genomic region above belongs to Pseudoliparis swirei isolate HS2019 ecotype Mariana Trench chromosome 9, NWPU_hadal_v1, whole genome shotgun sequence and contains:
- the si:dkey-150i13.2 gene encoding mitochondrial carnitine/acylcarnitine carrier protein isoform X1, with product MPDEERVSPLKNFVAGGVAGACLLLAGHPLDTIKVRLQTQPKASCAQYEIYRGTYDCFCKTVSKEGILGLYKGMGAPLLGVAPMMAISFFGFGLGKQLQQPDPDQPLTLMQLFLSGCLAGVFTTVIVAPGERIKCLLQVQASRGESRYAGPVDCAVRLYKEQGLRSLYRGTVLTLIRDVPSNGLYFLTYQCLKSFLTPEGQSVSQLSTPKIILAGGVAGILNWTIALPPDVLKSNFQTAADGKYSGVVDVLRTLLSEEGPKSLYKGFNAVFLRAFPANAACFLGFEVALKGLNWLAPTW
- the si:dkey-150i13.2 gene encoding mitochondrial carnitine/acylcarnitine carrier protein isoform X2, giving the protein MPDEERVSPLKNFVAGGVAGACLLLAGHPLDTIKVRLQTQPKASCAQYEIYRGTYDCFCKTVSKEGILGLYKGMGAPLLGVAPMMAISFFGFGLGKQLQQPDPDQPLTLMQLFLSGCLAGVFTTVIVAPGERIKCLLQVQASRGESRYAGPVDCAVRLYKEQGLRSLYRGTVLTLIRDVPSNGLYFLTYQCLKSFLTPEGQSVSQLSTPKIILAGGVAGILNWTIALPPDVLKSNFQTAADGKYSGVVDVLRTLLSEEGPKSLYKGFNAVFLRAFPANAIYD